In one window of Thermoplasma sp. Kam2015 DNA:
- a CDS encoding HD domain-containing protein, translating to MDMNSKIVQDPVFGPIRASGAILDIMDSADFQRLRYIKNLGLCYLVFPSANHTRFEHSMGTYHLAGMYLDHLGIRSEETLVAALLHDVGHFPFSHTIEDFYYRNRHVDHLNEGIRIIRGDRESEIPSILERYSIDVKEVVKILEGKEKVLSDIVSGPIDADELDYLRRDSFYCGVSIGFVNPARVISVSGLYGGRIVVEEKGLSDIESLLISRFLMYQAVYFHKTCRIANRMLEMAAMRSEAYDTYGLNDQELTHQLLSDPRSRGIMENILNRRLMKVLYKVKYEEGLAADIERSVSDRFIVDVIPPLSFKGKDRLKTQVGVLMDDRISTGEESSPLVNALNSAIERRYLYIYGYRDDQEDLNRDLAGI from the coding sequence ATGGACATGAATTCAAAAATAGTGCAGGATCCGGTGTTTGGCCCCATTCGTGCTTCAGGAGCCATACTTGATATAATGGATTCAGCAGATTTCCAGAGATTGCGGTACATAAAGAATCTGGGCCTCTGCTATCTTGTATTTCCCAGCGCCAATCACACAAGATTTGAGCACTCTATGGGCACGTATCACCTTGCGGGCATGTACCTGGATCATCTTGGAATAAGATCTGAGGAGACGCTCGTAGCCGCACTCCTCCATGACGTTGGGCATTTTCCATTCTCACATACTATAGAGGACTTCTACTACAGGAACAGGCATGTGGATCATCTAAATGAGGGCATAAGGATCATAAGAGGCGACAGAGAGAGCGAAATACCATCCATACTCGAAAGATATTCGATAGATGTGAAGGAGGTCGTGAAAATACTTGAGGGAAAGGAAAAGGTTCTTTCCGATATCGTCAGTGGGCCGATAGACGCAGATGAACTTGACTATCTGCGGCGGGACTCATTCTACTGTGGAGTATCCATAGGCTTCGTCAATCCAGCCAGGGTGATCAGCGTATCCGGTCTATATGGCGGCAGGATAGTGGTTGAGGAGAAGGGCCTCTCCGATATAGAGAGCCTCCTCATCTCCAGATTTCTCATGTATCAGGCCGTGTACTTCCACAAGACATGCAGGATAGCCAACAGGATGCTTGAAATGGCTGCCATGCGATCGGAAGCATACGATACCTATGGGCTTAACGATCAGGAATTAACGCATCAGCTGCTCTCCGATCCGAGATCTAGGGGCATCATGGAGAACATACTCAACCGGAGGTTGATGAAGGTTCTGTACAAGGTCAAATACGAAGAGGGGCTAGCTGCGGATATTGAAAGATCGGTATCAGACAGGTTCATAGTTGACGTCATTCCACCGCTTTCATTTAAGGGAAAGGACAGGCTGAAGACACAGGTTGGTGTGCTCATGGATGACAGGATATCGACGGGAGAAGAATCATCTCCGCTGGTAAACGCGCTCAATTCTGCAATCGAAAGGCGATACCTCTACATCTATGGGTATCGGGATGACCAAGAGGATTTAAATCGGGATCTCGCCGGCATCTGA
- a CDS encoding alpha/beta fold hydrolase gives MDIEEGFLDINGTRVFHRRKIVEGNKKSIALFHGYSFTSMDWDKADLFNNYSKIGYNVYAPDYPGFGRSSNSDRYGIARGDLRHAAQFIHDYLKANGIDQSVILGASMGGGMVLMTALQYPEMVQGVIAVAPAWVESMKQDLSKIRQKTLLVWGSKDHVVPIALSKEYASIIPASRLEIVDGSGHPVYIEKPAEFVKITTDFLKSL, from the coding sequence ATGGACATAGAGGAAGGATTTCTGGATATCAATGGAACAAGGGTATTCCACAGGAGGAAGATCGTTGAAGGAAATAAAAAGAGCATAGCTCTCTTTCATGGATATTCCTTCACATCGATGGATTGGGATAAGGCCGATCTGTTCAACAACTATTCTAAGATAGGCTACAATGTTTACGCTCCGGATTATCCTGGATTCGGCAGATCATCGAATTCGGACAGGTATGGAATTGCTAGGGGCGATCTGAGGCATGCGGCGCAGTTCATACATGACTATCTGAAGGCCAACGGTATCGATCAATCCGTTATTCTGGGTGCTTCGATGGGCGGCGGCATGGTTCTTATGACTGCCCTTCAATATCCAGAGATGGTACAGGGTGTTATAGCCGTTGCGCCAGCGTGGGTCGAGTCCATGAAGCAGGATCTCAGCAAGATAAGGCAGAAGACTCTTCTGGTATGGGGTTCAAAAGATCACGTTGTTCCGATCGCGCTCTCAAAGGAATATGCATCCATCATACCTGCATCAAGGCTGGAAATTGTCGATGGATCTGGGCATCCAGTATACATAGAAAAACCTGCAGAGTTCGTGAAGATAACGACAGATTTCCTGAAGAGCCTTTGA
- a CDS encoding OsmC family protein, which yields MSDEMHIYESDVSWIDDRRTEVSMGGKRIEVDSPPEFGGPEGQLYPETLFPGVLASCLLTTFLEFKDRMGINLKSWDSHVTAELGPSPEKGFKFHRIRIHVKIGVNEEDREKIPRAMELAEKYCFISRAIRNNVEEIVDYEFV from the coding sequence ATGTCGGATGAAATGCACATCTACGAAAGCGATGTTTCATGGATAGATGACAGGCGCACAGAGGTATCCATGGGAGGTAAAAGGATAGAGGTGGATTCTCCTCCAGAATTCGGAGGTCCGGAAGGCCAGCTGTATCCCGAAACGCTCTTTCCAGGCGTTCTTGCCTCATGCCTGCTGACCACGTTCCTCGAATTCAAGGACAGGATGGGCATTAACCTGAAGTCTTGGGATAGCCATGTGACTGCGGAGCTAGGCCCATCTCCAGAGAAGGGCTTCAAGTTCCACAGGATTAGAATACATGTGAAGATAGGCGTGAATGAAGAGGATAGGGAGAAGATACCGAGGGCAATGGAGCTCGCGGAGAAATACTGCTTCATATCAAGAGCAATAAGAAATAATGTTGAGGAAATAGTGGATTACGAGTTCGTCTGA
- a CDS encoding ankyrin repeat domain-containing protein produces MDESEFFQTIKSGDRTSIEAAADEIWNYRDQYGRNALMVAAMYGRSDLVEFFAMKYDNLDCRDVEGNTAIMWAVRNNHIDAAKKLIDLKCGLDVQDCSGNTPLCWAIIFGYTDMARLLISSGSNIDARNAEGDSPAILAAKYGRTECLKMLIEAGCDLSAKNHGGQNVWKAAETFGRKEILDLLSSSTRRA; encoded by the coding sequence ATGGATGAATCAGAATTTTTCCAGACGATAAAGAGCGGTGACAGAACCAGCATCGAAGCCGCAGCTGACGAGATATGGAATTACAGGGATCAGTATGGAAGAAACGCACTGATGGTTGCCGCCATGTACGGGCGTTCCGATCTCGTAGAATTCTTCGCCATGAAGTATGATAACCTGGACTGCAGGGATGTTGAGGGAAACACCGCGATTATGTGGGCTGTGCGCAACAACCACATCGACGCAGCAAAGAAGCTGATAGACCTGAAATGCGGCCTAGATGTTCAGGACTGTTCGGGCAACACGCCACTCTGTTGGGCAATAATCTTCGGATATACGGATATGGCCAGGCTTCTGATATCCTCAGGTTCCAACATAGACGCCAGGAATGCAGAGGGAGACTCTCCGGCAATCCTAGCGGCCAAGTACGGAAGAACGGAATGCCTGAAGATGCTGATTGAGGCTGGCTGCGACCTCAGCGCTAAGAACCATGGTGGCCAAAACGTCTGGAAAGCCGCAGAAACCTTCGGAAGAAAAGAGATATTAGATCTTCTCTCATCATCAACAAGGAGGGCATGA
- a CDS encoding OFA family MFS transporter → MKRGYLVIALLVMSMNSLYQYSWNVFEPMIASGLHTTAVYVEVAFTLFTVFSTTFQGVGGYFADRDGPARVGVISALLSAFGFIGGSFSGSIYEFYAVWSIGSIGEGILYGIATNLAVKWYSDMRGLAVGIVSLGFGVGSSVANVFLVHAPNFRLPMMVIGLIELVLMPLMLYFAKYPKANLSGGRPRRNLTSPAFWILYISFVFGSIPLLVISSSFGYIGSHLPPYEFSILVSLFPLLSGISRPILGWMSDRIGRSAAVMLIDAFIIVGSAFLSLRQYVLAIVLIGFFGGSMISLYFAYVGDVFGTRFSTANNGVFYTGKSISGFIGSTIFALMFSYDVTLSYIFVLISAIAGLIFLIASRGAVRKSRSMQ, encoded by the coding sequence GTGAAGAGAGGCTATCTGGTTATAGCGCTGTTAGTTATGTCAATGAACTCCCTTTATCAGTACTCATGGAACGTTTTTGAACCAATGATAGCTTCTGGACTTCATACGACCGCCGTCTACGTGGAGGTTGCATTCACGCTCTTCACCGTTTTCTCAACCACGTTTCAGGGTGTTGGCGGATATTTTGCGGACAGGGATGGCCCGGCAAGGGTCGGTGTGATTTCCGCTCTCCTATCCGCCTTCGGCTTCATAGGTGGATCGTTCTCAGGTTCAATATACGAATTCTATGCCGTATGGTCAATCGGCAGCATCGGTGAAGGGATACTTTACGGAATTGCCACGAATCTCGCGGTGAAATGGTACAGCGACATGAGGGGCCTGGCAGTGGGTATTGTTTCCCTCGGATTCGGCGTGGGTTCCAGCGTTGCAAACGTGTTCCTTGTTCATGCCCCGAATTTCAGGCTGCCCATGATGGTCATTGGCCTGATAGAGCTCGTTCTGATGCCGTTGATGCTCTATTTTGCCAAATACCCAAAGGCAAACCTTTCTGGCGGACGACCGAGGCGAAACCTTACAAGTCCGGCGTTCTGGATACTTTACATTTCTTTTGTTTTCGGTTCCATACCTCTCTTGGTCATATCGTCATCATTCGGATATATAGGCAGTCATCTTCCTCCCTATGAATTTTCGATACTTGTATCCCTTTTTCCGCTTCTCAGTGGAATAAGCAGGCCCATACTCGGATGGATGTCCGACAGGATTGGCAGGTCAGCGGCGGTCATGCTCATAGATGCCTTCATAATCGTTGGATCTGCATTTCTCTCATTGAGGCAGTATGTACTAGCGATTGTGCTGATCGGTTTCTTCGGCGGTTCCATGATATCCCTCTATTTCGCTTATGTAGGTGATGTGTTTGGAACCAGGTTTTCAACGGCGAATAACGGTGTGTTTTATACGGGAAAATCCATATCTGGTTTCATTGGCAGCACGATATTTGCACTTATGTTTTCATACGATGTAACACTTTCATACATTTTCGTTCTGATCTCTGCCATTGCGGGTCTTATTTTTCTCATTGCTTCACGCGGAGCCGTCAGGAAGAGCAGATCAATGCAATAG
- a CDS encoding heterodisulfide reductase-related iron-sulfur binding cluster: protein MTIPVSPTLVFIPIPELIILYSISFPVAIFDIYMWYMSYSRKGINYRVMWSYLKANFPRMVKQFFSYAIFQRKLVRNRYAGIMHLFIFYGFVILFIATALIALSHDILKPIIGVGILYGTFYLIFEVFTQIGGIILIVGLLMAIVRRIKNFVPMHTTSEDYILLSGILILALEGFFLGALKIALFRESFDVYRFVEWYLSYMFRYGSFSPAGIALYRDLWMIHVLTAFLVALYLPYSKLFHSLLSPTHASKTIVRGNSYIGTPFILSEVMASGNYEVKVGSKNVKELSLEYVTAAMACTDCGRCERACPAYASGTGLDPRAVVQNLKKTVGTDTEMVPVILTENAAWSCTTCMACVEECPVLIRPYNFVTETRRNLVMENKVSKETTAYLTNLYNTGNPLGSSPMDRDDLLQYADKYSADCDVLYWVGCMGAYDPKAKETAIAVMELMKKAGVKFGILGSEEKCTGETARRIGEEGLFQTLATSNIETFNRYGVKKIVTSCPHCYNTFKNEYPEFGLKAEVVHHSEFLAQLIRDGKLKVKNSEAITTYHDPCYLGRGNGVYDDPRFIVSSSSNLVEMEKSRNSSFCCGAGGGNYWYRVESEKAISHIRLEQALETKASNIAVACPFCNAMLSDAARTMNVEDRVQVKDIAIIIRENLIEDASKKSES, encoded by the coding sequence ATGACCATACCTGTCAGCCCCACGCTGGTTTTCATACCCATACCGGAGCTTATAATCCTTTATTCAATATCATTCCCGGTAGCGATCTTCGACATCTACATGTGGTACATGTCCTATTCGAGGAAGGGGATAAACTACAGAGTCATGTGGTCCTATCTGAAGGCAAACTTCCCTAGAATGGTGAAGCAGTTCTTCAGCTATGCGATTTTCCAGAGGAAGCTGGTCAGAAACAGGTATGCCGGAATAATGCATCTATTCATATTTTACGGTTTCGTGATCCTTTTTATCGCCACAGCCCTCATCGCTCTCTCGCATGATATACTCAAGCCGATCATAGGCGTGGGGATACTCTACGGTACGTTTTATCTCATATTCGAAGTGTTCACGCAGATCGGTGGTATAATACTCATAGTTGGCCTGCTTATGGCTATCGTAAGGAGAATAAAGAATTTCGTCCCAATGCACACGACATCCGAGGACTATATACTGCTCTCTGGCATACTGATCCTAGCGCTGGAGGGCTTCTTCCTTGGCGCCCTGAAGATAGCACTGTTCAGGGAGTCTTTCGACGTTTACAGATTCGTGGAGTGGTATCTCAGCTACATGTTCAGATATGGCAGCTTCAGTCCAGCAGGCATAGCGTTATACAGGGATCTCTGGATGATTCATGTTCTTACAGCCTTTCTTGTTGCGCTTTATCTGCCGTACTCAAAGCTGTTCCACTCGCTCCTATCGCCAACCCATGCATCCAAAACAATCGTTCGCGGCAACTCGTATATAGGAACACCGTTCATACTGTCAGAGGTTATGGCCTCTGGAAATTATGAGGTCAAGGTAGGTTCCAAGAATGTGAAGGAGCTCTCTTTAGAATACGTTACTGCGGCCATGGCCTGTACGGACTGCGGCAGATGTGAGAGGGCATGCCCTGCCTATGCGTCCGGTACTGGCCTTGATCCAAGGGCTGTGGTTCAGAACCTGAAGAAGACGGTGGGAACGGACACCGAGATGGTTCCCGTTATACTCACCGAGAATGCTGCATGGTCATGCACCACATGCATGGCGTGCGTTGAGGAATGCCCTGTGCTCATAAGGCCGTATAATTTTGTGACCGAGACGAGGAGGAACCTTGTGATGGAGAACAAGGTGTCCAAGGAGACCACGGCATATCTCACGAACCTTTACAACACGGGAAATCCGCTGGGAAGCTCACCTATGGACAGAGACGATCTCCTTCAGTACGCTGATAAATATTCTGCTGACTGTGACGTATTGTACTGGGTGGGATGCATGGGCGCCTACGATCCCAAAGCCAAAGAGACGGCCATAGCAGTTATGGAACTCATGAAAAAGGCAGGCGTCAAGTTCGGAATACTTGGTTCAGAGGAGAAATGCACGGGCGAAACTGCAAGAAGGATAGGCGAGGAGGGCCTCTTCCAGACTCTTGCCACGTCGAACATTGAGACGTTCAATAGATATGGAGTGAAGAAGATCGTGACTTCATGCCCACACTGTTACAATACGTTCAAGAACGAATATCCTGAATTTGGCCTTAAGGCTGAGGTCGTTCACCACTCCGAATTTCTTGCGCAGCTGATAAGGGATGGAAAGCTGAAGGTGAAGAATTCTGAAGCAATAACGACCTACCACGATCCATGCTATCTTGGGCGTGGCAACGGCGTGTACGATGATCCGAGGTTCATAGTCTCTTCGTCATCCAATCTTGTGGAGATGGAGAAATCGAGAAATTCCAGCTTCTGCTGCGGTGCCGGAGGCGGGAACTACTGGTACAGGGTGGAAAGCGAGAAGGCCATAAGCCACATAAGGTTGGAACAGGCGCTTGAAACAAAGGCATCGAACATCGCTGTGGCCTGTCCTTTCTGCAACGCTATGCTTTCAGATGCCGCAAGAACGATGAATGTCGAGGACAGGGTGCAGGTTAAGGACATTGCAATAATAATACGTGAGAACCTCATAGAGGATGCATCCAAAAAGTCAGAATCATGA